The DNA region CGCCTGAGCCCCGGCCCGGCCCTCTGCCGGGCACTCCGGCGGTTGCGGATCAGTGACCGACCGAGGCGAGGATCCGGTTGTTCCACGGATCGCTGAAGCCCAGGGTGCGTCCGTCGTCGCGGACGGCGAACCCGTGCGCGCGCAGACGCTCGCCGAGCGAGCCGATCGCGTCGTCGTCCGGCAGTGCGAGATCCACCCGGCCGAGGCCGAGAGCCGGCATCCGCGGCCCCGCACCGCGGGAGCTCCACACGTTCATCGCCATGTGGTGGTGGTATCCGCCGGCGCTGACGAACACCGCCTGATCGCCCACGCTCAGGGTCTCGTCGAATCCGAGCGCATCGACGTAGAAGGCGCGGGCGGTCGCGACGTCCCCGACGGACAGGTGCACATGGCCGACGGATGCCGCATCCTGCGTCACCCGCGCTTCGGCCGCCTCTTCGGTCAGGTGCCGGCCGAGGAACGCGTTCGGATCGAGGTACAGAGTCGACATCTCGACCTGGCCATGCACCCAGGACCAGTCCGTGCGATCGCGGTCCCAGTACAACTCGATGCCGTTGCCCTCCGGGTCGGTGAAGTAGAACGCCTGGCTGACCAGGTGATCGGCCGAGCCGGTGAACGTCTCCGGCGCGTGCCGTGCGACCGAGTACAGCGCCGCGGCGAGGGCCGCCTGCGTCTCGAACAGGATCGCCGTGTGGTACAGACCGGCCGAGCCCGGGGAGGCGTGCGTGAGCGCCGGATCGTGCTGCAGCACGACGATCGGGCGGCCGACGCGACCGAGGGTCACCGAGTTGGTCACCGCCCGATCGCCGAGCGCGCTGCGATCGTCGGCGGCCAGCACGTCCAGGGTGACCACGTCGCGGTAGTAGCGGGTCATGCCGTCGAGGTCGCCGACGAGCAGGGTGACTGCACCCATGGCGGTGTCGGCGGCCAGCTTGTCCGCCCGGACCTCGATCACTTCATTCATGTGCATATACAACGCGGCCCGGCGTCCGGGCATTCCCCGGATGAGGCAGGATCCCGGCGTGCACCGGCGCCCCGGTTCAGCCGGTGAGTCGCTCCAACAGCTCGCGATAGCGATCCGCGGTCCGTTCGACGATCTCCGCCGGCAGCCGGGGCGGGGTGCCGGCGCGGTCCTGCGGCGCCCAGTTCGCCGCGAGCCAGTCCCGCACGATCTGCTTGTCGAAGCTCGCCATGCGCTCGGACGGGGTGGCGCCGGACTCCCACGCCGCGGCATCCCAGTACCGAGAGGAGTCGCTGGTGAGCACCTCGTCGGCCAGAGTCAGCACGCCGGCGTCGTCGGTGCCGAACTCGAACTTCGTGTCGGCCAGGATCAGGCCCCGTCGCTCGGCCGTCCGTGCGGCGCGCCGGTAGATCTCCAAGGACAGGTCGCGCAGCTCCGCTGCGCGCTGAGCGCCGACGATCTCGGCGGTGCGCTCGAACGAGATGTTCTCGTCGTGCTCGCCCATCGGCGCCTTGAATGCGGGCGTGAAGATGGGCTCGGGCAGTCGGTCCCCGTTCTGCAGCCCGGACGGCAGGGGGATGCCGCACACGGTGCCGCTCTGGGTGTACTCCGCCCATCCGGAGCCGGTGAGGTAGCCGCGCACGACGCACTCGATCGGCTCCATCGCCAGGGTCTGCACGACCATCGCGCGCCCTGCGACCTCGGCCGGGATGAGCGAGACGAGATCGTCGGCGGTGTTCGGCACACCGTCTTGGCCGCGGGTGAGCAGGCGGGACGGAAGCAGATGGTTGGGGATGGCGCGGCCGCCGTCACCGCCGGCCAGCATGTCGAACCACCACAGGCTCAGCGTGGTCAGCAGCACACCCTTACCGGGGATGCCGGGGGAGAGCACGTGGTCGAACGCGCTGACCCGATCACTGGCCACCACGAGCAGGCGCTGCGGACCCGTCGACGGTTCCGCCGGGGCGTACAGGTCGCGGACCTTGCCGGAGTATCGGTGGCGCCAGCCGGCGAGCTCGAGAGGGGTTGTCACCTGCCCATTATCCCGGGCGCCGGGTCTCTGCCGTCGCCCCCTGCTCACGGCGGTCCGCGCACGCCCCTGCGGGCTGTGGGCGACCTGCGCGAGTTCCCACCCCGCACCGGCCTCCGGGCCGGGGTGCGACCCGTGGCGGCGGGTGTCAGTCCGGGTCGGTGGGATCGATCGGCGCGTGGTGATCTAACGCCACCAGACCGTGGCGCCAGTACCCGCTCACCTGGGCCTGCGCGGCCGGCAGCCCCAGTGTGCGACGCAGGTGGCGCCGGACCGGCACCAGAGCGGAAGCCTCACCCGCCGCCCACACGAACACACCGGGGCCGATCGGCGGGAGATCCGCCAGGGCGCCGAGGACGCTCGCACCGGACGCGTCCGGCCGCGCGAGGTGCACGCGGATCGGCACACCCGGAACCTGGCCGAGGTAGCCGGCGACCCAGTCTCCGGTTCCCTGGACGGCCGCGATGACATCCACCCCCGTGCCTGGGGGGATATCCCGCACCCAGCGGCTGGCCGAAGGCAGCGAGGTCTCATCGCAGATCAGGACCAACCCGTCCAGATCCTGCGGCGCCCGCCGCGAACCGCGTGGCCCGAGCACGACGAGCTGGTCGCCGGTCCGCGCGGACTCCGCCCACGACGAGGCGGGCCCGGGGTCGGGGTGCACGAAGAAGTCAAGGTCGATCTCGAAGCCGCCGTCCACGGCGCGCGGCAGCGGGGTGAAGTCCCGTGAGATCGATGCGCGGTCCGGGCGCACGATGCCGTCCGCACCCGGGCCCACCGGGATGGGTGCCACCAGCTCACCGGTCACCGGGTCCGGGAAGAACACGCGCACGTGATCGGCGGGACCACCGCTGGTGAAGTCGGCGAAGTCGGGACCGGACACGGTCACACGCACGAGGGGCGGAGCGATGCGCTGGACTCCGGTCACGGTGGCCCGCCGCGCGGTGAACCGGTTCCGGCCGCCTTCGCGCGCGAACCGATCCGCAACAGCGGGCCGGGCCTCGGGAATCGTCGTGTCGGTCATGCTCCCAGCCAACCACAGGCCCGACGCGGCCCGGCCGCGCGGTGCGGCGTCCGCTCCGACTAGGCGGCAGACCCGGTCAGGTAGTGGGACAGGACGTAGTCGGCGATCGCAATCGACGAGGTCGCGGCCGGGGAGGGGGCGTTGCGCAGGACCGTGACCGGTCCGACCTGGTCGACCGCGAAGTCATCCAGCAGCTCACCGCCGCGCCCCCAGGCCTGCGCGCGGACCCCGGCGGAGCTCTTCTCCTGCAGGTCCGACATCTTCAGCTCGGGCACGAACCGTCGCGCCTTCCGGAAGTACAGCGGTTTGATCAGCGATCCGCTGATCTCGTCGATGCCCATCCGCCAATGGCGTCTGGCCAGCGGCCATGCGCCCGGCCACCGCAGCGACTCCCACGTGTCGCGCAGCGAGACCTGCAGCCAGCCAT from Microbacterium sp. zg-B185 includes:
- a CDS encoding VOC family protein is translated as MNEVIEVRADKLAADTAMGAVTLLVGDLDGMTRYYRDVVTLDVLAADDRSALGDRAVTNSVTLGRVGRPIVVLQHDPALTHASPGSAGLYHTAILFETQAALAAALYSVARHAPETFTGSADHLVSQAFYFTDPEGNGIELYWDRDRTDWSWVHGQVEMSTLYLDPNAFLGRHLTEEAAEARVTQDAASVGHVHLSVGDVATARAFYVDALGFDETLSVGDQAVFVSAGGYHHHMAMNVWSSRGAGPRMPALGLGRVDLALPDDDAIGSLGERLRAHGFAVRDDGRTLGFSDPWNNRILASVGH
- a CDS encoding phosphoribosylaminoimidazolesuccinocarboxamide synthase — its product is MTTPLELAGWRHRYSGKVRDLYAPAEPSTGPQRLLVVASDRVSAFDHVLSPGIPGKGVLLTTLSLWWFDMLAGGDGGRAIPNHLLPSRLLTRGQDGVPNTADDLVSLIPAEVAGRAMVVQTLAMEPIECVVRGYLTGSGWAEYTQSGTVCGIPLPSGLQNGDRLPEPIFTPAFKAPMGEHDENISFERTAEIVGAQRAAELRDLSLEIYRRAARTAERRGLILADTKFEFGTDDAGVLTLADEVLTSDSSRYWDAAAWESGATPSERMASFDKQIVRDWLAANWAPQDRAGTPPRLPAEIVERTADRYRELLERLTG
- a CDS encoding siderophore-interacting protein, producing MTDTTIPEARPAVADRFAREGGRNRFTARRATVTGVQRIAPPLVRVTVSGPDFADFTSGGPADHVRVFFPDPVTGELVAPIPVGPGADGIVRPDRASISRDFTPLPRAVDGGFEIDLDFFVHPDPGPASSWAESARTGDQLVVLGPRGSRRAPQDLDGLVLICDETSLPSASRWVRDIPPGTGVDVIAAVQGTGDWVAGYLGQVPGVPIRVHLARPDASGASVLGALADLPPIGPGVFVWAAGEASALVPVRRHLRRTLGLPAAQAQVSGYWRHGLVALDHHAPIDPTDPD